The region AATCATATGCGCCGACCTCGGTCGCGCGCACCGCGGTGCTCAGCGTGTTCTGCGCCGACAGCACGATCACCGGCAGATGGGGGTGCTCTACCGTCAGGCGCGCGATCCGGTCGAGCCCATTGCCGTCGGGCAGCACGACGTCGGAGATCAGCACGTCCGGCATGGCGATCGCCAGCTGCACCTCCAGCTCGGCAAGGGTGGCGACGGAGGTCACCCGGTGCCCCTCGCGGCGCAGCGATTGCGCGACGACGGTGCGGATCGCCGCATCGTCGTCCACCACCAGGATATTGCCGGCCTTAGTCACTTGTTGCCCTTCATCAATGCCCTCGGGGCAGAAGAATGCGGAACACTGTCGCCTCGGGCGACCCCTCGCGCGCATATTGGATGATCCCACCCATATCGCGGACCAGCTTGTCGACCAGCGCCAGGCCCAGCCCCTGCCCCTCCGGCTTGCCGCTGATGAACGGATCGAAGAGATGTTCGGAGATTTCGGCCGGGGCGCCGGGGCCGTTGTCGATCACGCAGATCTCGATCGGCAGCGGCTGGCGCGGGCGACCCGGCCCGGCGCTCACCGCCATGCCGTGCCGATACGCGGTGGCGAGCGTGATCCGCGCATCGGCCTGGAGGATCATCGCTTCGCAGGCGTTCTTGAGAAGGTTCAGCACCACCTGCAGGATCGCGTCGCGGTCGACCAGCACCGGCGGCAGCGACGGATCGAACCTTTCCTCTATCGTCACCTTGGCGGCGAAACCGGCGGTCGCGACGCGGCGCGCGTGATCCAGCAACGGATAGATGTTCTCCGGTGCCAGTTTCAGCGGGCGCGTGTCGGTAAAATCCTGCATCCGGTCGATCAATGCGGCGATACGATCGACCTCGGTGACGATCAACGTGGTGAGTTCGTCGCCGTCCGTGCCCCGCCCGAGCAACTGCGCCGCGCCGCGAATGCCGGACAGTGG is a window of Sphingomonas sp. Leaf357 DNA encoding:
- a CDS encoding two-component system sensor histidine kinase NtrB; translated protein: MKEQAPGPGFAELFAALPVAVMVIDPQGNIAHANADCETLLNLSERAMLGQPLESVLRSPRDPAARDDHGFAAFDSEIELARGGRVRADFIEARVADHPGWRTITLHHAATSRRLGHSADRASAARAAVGAAAMLAHEIKNPLSGIRGAAQLLGRGTDGDELTTLIVTEVDRIAALIDRMQDFTDTRPLKLAPENIYPLLDHARRVATAGFAAKVTIEERFDPSLPPVLVDRDAILQVVLNLLKNACEAMILQADARITLATAYRHGMAVSAGPGRPRQPLPIEICVIDNGPGAPAEISEHLFDPFISGKPEGQGLGLALVDKLVRDMGGIIQYAREGSPEATVFRILLPRGH